One window of the Archangium primigenium genome contains the following:
- a CDS encoding acyl-CoA dehydrogenase family protein has product MTPPPHPLLAAARRLAPELARRSEEIEAARRLPADLSQQLAEAGFFRLVVPEAYGGHELHPAHVIDVLEALAWADGSTGWCVMIGALTAMCAAWLPEPVARAIYGVPDMVTGGVAAPLGRAERVEGGYRVTGRWAWASGAPNCRWLTGGAWVTQDGQPVMNGERPVSRIFFFPAEDVTLHDTWHAAGLCGTGSVDLEARDVFVPAERGLSLSTERPRIDRPLYRLPAYGLLAVGIPAVALGIARRALDELRALARPALAHRPAVHTAVAEAEATLRAARALLHEAVHTAFEATRHQDATPRQRAELRLAYVHATREAARVVDRMYDVAGGAAVHRASPLQRCLRDVHAATQHAMVGQPLRELIGAVLLGQEANLATL; this is encoded by the coding sequence ATGACCCCACCCCCGCATCCCCTGCTCGCCGCCGCCCGGCGTCTGGCGCCCGAGCTGGCCCGGCGCTCCGAGGAGATCGAAGCCGCCCGCCGGCTGCCCGCGGACCTCTCCCAACAGCTCGCCGAGGCCGGCTTCTTCCGCCTGGTGGTTCCCGAGGCGTACGGCGGCCACGAGCTGCACCCCGCGCACGTCATCGACGTCCTGGAGGCGCTGGCGTGGGCGGATGGGTCCACGGGCTGGTGCGTGATGATCGGCGCGCTCACCGCCATGTGCGCCGCGTGGCTGCCCGAGCCCGTGGCCCGCGCCATCTACGGCGTGCCGGACATGGTCACCGGCGGCGTGGCGGCGCCGCTGGGCCGGGCCGAGCGGGTCGAGGGGGGCTACCGCGTCACCGGACGGTGGGCCTGGGCCAGCGGCGCGCCCAACTGCCGCTGGCTGACGGGCGGCGCGTGGGTGACCCAGGACGGCCAGCCGGTGATGAATGGCGAGCGCCCGGTGAGCCGCATCTTCTTCTTCCCCGCCGAGGACGTCACCCTGCACGACACCTGGCACGCCGCGGGCCTGTGCGGCACGGGCAGCGTGGACCTGGAGGCGCGGGACGTCTTCGTGCCCGCCGAGCGCGGTCTGTCCCTGAGCACCGAGCGCCCCCGAATCGATCGACCCCTGTACCGCCTTCCCGCCTATGGCCTCTTGGCGGTGGGCATCCCCGCCGTGGCGCTGGGCATCGCCCGCCGGGCGCTCGACGAGCTGAGGGCGCTCGCGCGCCCCGCCCTGGCCCACCGGCCCGCGGTGCACACGGCCGTGGCCGAGGCCGAGGCCACCCTGCGCGCCGCGCGGGCGCTGCTGCACGAGGCCGTCCACACGGCGTTCGAGGCCACGCGCCACCAGGACGCCACGCCCCGCCAGCGCGCCGAGCTGCGCCTGGCCTACGTGCACGCCACGCGGGAGGCCGCGCGGGTGGTGGACCGGATGTACGACGTGGCGGGCGGCGCGGCCGTGCACCGCGCGAGCCCCCTGCAGCGCTGCCTGCGCGACGTCCACGCCGCCACCCAGCACGCCATGGTGGGCCAGCCCCTGCGCGAACTCATCGGCGCGGTGCTGCTCGGCCAGGAAGCGAACCTCGCCACGCTGTGA
- a CDS encoding glutathione S-transferase family protein, with protein sequence MIKLYQFHPSGNCYKVRLLLHQLSIPFETREVDLAAGEARTAEFKAMNPIAKTPTVELSPGVFLAESNAILCYFGEGTPYVPTDRLERARMFQWMFFEQYSHEPYVAVARAWLSFFGIPPGKERELEERIQKGYAALDIMEGELSKRPFFAGGHYSLADIALYAYTHVAHEGRFDLGRYPAILDWCERVRAQPGHVRITDAVPSPR encoded by the coding sequence ATGATCAAGCTCTACCAGTTCCATCCCTCTGGGAATTGCTACAAGGTCCGGCTGCTGCTGCATCAGCTCTCGATTCCCTTCGAGACGCGGGAGGTGGACCTGGCCGCGGGCGAGGCGCGCACCGCGGAGTTCAAGGCGATGAATCCCATCGCCAAGACGCCCACGGTGGAGCTGTCGCCCGGCGTGTTCCTCGCCGAGTCCAACGCCATCCTCTGCTACTTCGGCGAGGGCACGCCCTATGTCCCCACGGACCGGCTGGAGCGGGCGCGGATGTTCCAGTGGATGTTCTTCGAGCAGTACAGCCACGAGCCCTACGTGGCGGTGGCGCGGGCCTGGCTGTCGTTCTTCGGCATTCCCCCCGGCAAGGAGCGCGAGCTGGAGGAGCGCATCCAGAAGGGCTACGCCGCGCTCGACATCATGGAGGGCGAGCTGTCCAAGCGGCCCTTCTTCGCGGGTGGGCACTACAGCCTCGCGGACATCGCGCTGTATGCCTATACCCACGTGGCGCACGAAGGCCGCTTCGACCTGGGGCGCTATCCGGCCATCCTCGACTGGTGCGAGCGCGTGCGCGCCCAGCCCGGACACGTGCGCATCACCGACGCCGTGCCCTCGCCGCGCTAG
- a CDS encoding DUF4112 domain-containing protein translates to MRICWAMTPAAEQEALAQVRRLARALDNSIPLPGGYRIGWDAVLGLIPGLGDGAGALLSAYIVLQAVRLGASRSVLARMVGNVALETVVGAVPLFGDVFDAAFKANARNARLLEAHLAAPGATRRASLAWLVGIGALLVGVFVLGVVLTVLVVRALLSALQ, encoded by the coding sequence GTGCGCATCTGCTGGGCCATGACGCCCGCTGCTGAACAGGAAGCCCTCGCACAGGTGCGCCGGCTGGCACGGGCCCTGGACAACTCCATTCCGCTCCCGGGCGGCTATCGCATCGGGTGGGACGCCGTGCTGGGCCTCATTCCCGGTCTGGGTGATGGGGCGGGCGCGCTGCTCTCCGCCTATATCGTCCTGCAGGCGGTGCGCCTGGGCGCCTCCCGCTCGGTCCTCGCGCGCATGGTGGGCAACGTGGCGCTGGAGACCGTGGTGGGCGCCGTTCCCTTGTTCGGGGACGTGTTCGACGCGGCGTTCAAGGCCAACGCGCGCAACGCGCGGCTGCTGGAGGCCCATCTGGCCGCGCCCGGCGCCACCCGACGCGCCAGCCTCGCGTGGCTCGTGGGCATCGGCGCCTTGCTCGTGGGCGTGTTCGTCCTGGGCGTGGTGCTCACCGTGCTGGTCGTGCGCGCGCTGCTGTCCGCGCTGCAGTGA
- a CDS encoding DUF5953 family protein translates to MAAEQRTFILITSAPALADEDERPLAIVRGLEHTFPGLRLDWEVSKEGRPIPLSHREAWLAAAASRRKLPLLCNGDERYPITVFGFEKPVGLSPAGQSRLEIHVEAPLDSSSIPVVANVLEAVAEGSRASWGRVLPDGVGGKMAELLRHRAREDAAPLRGVPHPLGWLNYWSAATAKALGFPDPARDAEWLALARRTATGGWVLQMTTDPLDLDNPAHLAVLLRAYARFPEMGGGPPHSGENEA, encoded by the coding sequence ATGGCTGCCGAGCAGCGGACTTTCATCCTGATCACCTCTGCCCCCGCGCTCGCGGACGAGGATGAGAGACCGCTGGCCATTGTACGGGGACTGGAACATACATTTCCTGGATTGAGATTGGACTGGGAGGTCTCCAAAGAGGGGCGTCCCATTCCTTTATCGCATCGCGAAGCATGGCTCGCCGCTGCGGCGTCTCGCCGCAAGTTGCCTCTGCTGTGTAATGGAGATGAGCGTTACCCCATCACGGTTTTTGGATTCGAGAAGCCCGTGGGCCTCTCTCCAGCAGGGCAGTCACGACTCGAAATCCATGTGGAAGCACCCCTCGACTCAAGCAGCATCCCTGTCGTGGCGAATGTTCTGGAAGCTGTCGCGGAAGGTTCGCGTGCCTCCTGGGGACGGGTCCTCCCAGATGGAGTCGGGGGGAAGATGGCGGAATTGCTTCGTCATCGAGCACGCGAAGATGCTGCTCCTCTTCGGGGGGTTCCACACCCCTTGGGGTGGCTGAACTACTGGTCGGCCGCTACCGCGAAGGCACTTGGATTTCCCGATCCCGCGCGTGATGCGGAGTGGCTGGCACTCGCACGGAGGACCGCGACGGGTGGATGGGTGCTCCAGATGACGACCGACCCGCTCGACCTCGACAACCCAGCCCACCTCGCGGTCCTGCTACGTGCCTACGCCCGCTTCCCGGAGATGGGCGGAGGCCCACCTCACAGCGGAGAGAACGAAGCTTGA
- a CDS encoding DUF6310 domain-containing protein has translation MRTVFLLMLSGCMTSAPMPRDQVVAPWVSPLVGPKPIALPIPMGMTPPVPVMVDPQPPQQQEPAPAPSAEDAGSERRPPVPLTSPPRPECIPVKRPHRGGDEFHNLCADRVPHNAFSGFDAFVNGKHFDALQLRSRVLWEVKTDNFETYSPFLRRKVIEEQVFELSHERELARLCGFDFRVGVRSTAHEKALKDADFDLSIIIMDWC, from the coding sequence ATGCGAACCGTGTTTCTTCTGATGCTGTCTGGCTGCATGACGAGCGCGCCGATGCCCCGTGACCAGGTCGTGGCGCCTTGGGTGTCACCCCTCGTCGGGCCCAAGCCCATTGCACTTCCCATCCCCATGGGAATGACGCCGCCCGTGCCCGTCATGGTAGACCCCCAGCCGCCTCAACAGCAGGAACCCGCCCCAGCGCCCAGCGCGGAGGATGCTGGTTCAGAGCGACGCCCTCCCGTTCCGTTGACGTCGCCGCCCAGGCCTGAATGCATCCCTGTCAAAAGACCGCATCGAGGTGGAGATGAGTTCCACAATCTGTGCGCGGACAGAGTGCCCCATAACGCATTCTCCGGCTTCGATGCGTTCGTCAACGGCAAGCACTTCGACGCGCTCCAGCTCCGCTCCCGAGTGCTGTGGGAGGTCAAGACCGACAATTTCGAGACATATTCCCCCTTCCTTCGCAGGAAGGTGATCGAGGAACAGGTGTTCGAGCTGTCACATGAGCGGGAACTCGCACGACTCTGTGGATTCGACTTCCGCGTCGGGGTGAGGAGTACCGCGCATGAGAAGGCGCTGAAGGACGCGGACTTCGACCTGAGCATCATCATCATGGATTGGTGCTGA
- a CDS encoding alpha/beta fold hydrolase — MFVRDLGPREAPPVLFLHGGGVAGWMWEPLRAHLGDRCRAIVPDLPGHDRSADETYTSHAATVAALRGVLAARGVVEGLTVVGFSLGAQLSVLLAAEAPRCVARVVVVSAQAKPLPFTGPTVRLLGALSGLARHEGFARAQARALFIPDTLREDYLRTSAAMTRASLVNAVDANLRFTPPDGWARYPGAAHVLVGARERGLMRASARVLTASRPGSEPLVVEGCGHGIPLQKPEWLASRLVDWLRG; from the coding sequence ATGTTCGTTCGCGACCTCGGCCCGCGCGAAGCGCCGCCCGTCCTGTTCCTCCACGGCGGTGGCGTCGCCGGATGGATGTGGGAACCGCTCCGGGCGCACCTCGGGGACCGGTGCCGCGCGATCGTGCCCGATCTGCCCGGACACGATCGCAGCGCGGACGAGACGTACACGTCCCACGCGGCGACCGTGGCGGCGCTGCGCGGTGTGCTCGCGGCGCGGGGCGTCGTCGAGGGGCTCACGGTCGTGGGCTTCTCGCTCGGCGCGCAGTTGAGCGTCCTGCTCGCGGCGGAGGCCCCCCGGTGCGTCGCGCGGGTGGTCGTCGTGAGCGCGCAGGCCAAACCCCTGCCCTTCACCGGCCCGACGGTGCGGCTGCTCGGCGCCCTGAGTGGCCTCGCGCGCCACGAGGGCTTCGCCCGGGCACAGGCGCGGGCCCTCTTCATTCCGGACACGCTGAGGGAGGACTACCTGCGCACGTCGGCGGCGATGACGCGGGCGTCGCTCGTGAACGCCGTCGACGCCAACCTCCGCTTCACGCCGCCCGACGGCTGGGCGCGCTACCCCGGCGCGGCGCACGTCCTCGTCGGAGCGCGGGAGCGGGGCCTCATGCGCGCCTCCGCGCGGGTGCTCACCGCGTCACGGCCGGGAAGCGAGCCGCTCGTCGTCGAGGGGTGTGGACACGGCATCCCCTTACAGAAGCCCGAGTGGCTCGCCTCACGACTGGTGGACTGGCTCCGGGGATAG
- a CDS encoding DUF4386 domain-containing protein — protein MNIPRLHSRALGILFLLPFFAYGLGTALVTSVLKDPAHLAGVASQRTPFIGGVLLLLVNSIAVVGIGTLFFPILRERGPNIAIAYLCARVMEALLLLVGAIFLLSLLRLGELTRGQPTPEGVLLFELLSKGNFWAYQLAMLLLGIVSVAFCLALYHSRLLPSALPLVGAVGYGLLALGCVLELFGLPWGLFLSGPGGLFELFLGGWLIAKGFRTVTPSVAG, from the coding sequence ATGAACATCCCCCGCCTTCACTCCCGCGCCCTGGGGATCCTCTTTCTCCTTCCCTTCTTCGCCTATGGCCTCGGCACCGCGCTCGTCACCTCCGTCCTGAAGGATCCGGCGCACCTGGCGGGGGTGGCCTCCCAGCGGACCCCGTTCATCGGGGGCGTGCTGTTGCTCCTGGTGAACTCCATCGCCGTCGTCGGGATCGGCACGCTGTTCTTTCCGATCCTCCGCGAGCGCGGCCCGAACATCGCCATCGCGTACCTCTGTGCGCGGGTGATGGAGGCGCTGCTCCTGCTCGTCGGGGCGATCTTCCTGCTGTCCCTCCTGCGGCTCGGAGAGCTCACGCGGGGACAGCCCACGCCAGAAGGGGTGCTCCTGTTCGAGCTGCTCTCCAAGGGGAACTTCTGGGCGTACCAGCTCGCGATGCTGCTCCTGGGAATCGTCAGCGTGGCGTTCTGCCTGGCGCTGTACCACTCCCGGCTGCTGCCCTCGGCCCTCCCGCTGGTGGGCGCGGTGGGCTACGGGCTGCTGGCGCTCGGGTGCGTGCTCGAACTCTTCGGGCTGCCGTGGGGCCTCTTCCTGTCCGGGCCTGGGGGCCTGTTCGAGCTGTTCCTCGGTGGCTGGCTCATCGCCAAGGGGTTCCGGACGGTCACGCCTTCCGTCGCGGGGTAG
- a CDS encoding Crp/Fnr family transcriptional regulator: MKHKLVDYFRRLAPLSDEEAQAILDSMVVKRCPKGTHLLMAGQVCTEAYFVLQGCIRQYRVVDGEERSDGFFTEDDWVLSIQSMMNRTPAEHFLVCAEDTTVVVGTEPREQELYRRFPRFESISRMAMQKVLAQQQERFAAYLTDSPEQRYLTLSRTRPDIFQRIPQYQLASYIGVTPESLSRIRKRLATRDKPATPRRKA; the protein is encoded by the coding sequence ATGAAACACAAGCTCGTCGACTACTTCCGCCGGCTCGCGCCGCTGTCGGACGAAGAAGCCCAGGCCATCCTGGACAGCATGGTGGTGAAGCGCTGTCCCAAGGGCACCCACCTGCTCATGGCGGGCCAGGTCTGCACCGAGGCCTACTTCGTCCTCCAGGGCTGCATCCGCCAATACCGCGTCGTCGACGGGGAGGAGCGCAGCGACGGGTTCTTCACCGAGGACGATTGGGTCCTCTCGATCCAGAGCATGATGAACCGGACCCCGGCTGAGCACTTCCTGGTCTGTGCGGAGGACACCACGGTGGTGGTCGGCACCGAGCCCCGCGAGCAGGAGCTCTACCGACGCTTCCCGCGCTTCGAGAGCATCTCCCGGATGGCGATGCAGAAGGTCCTGGCGCAACAGCAGGAGCGGTTCGCCGCCTATCTCACCGACAGCCCCGAGCAGCGCTACCTCACGCTCTCGAGGACGCGGCCGGACATCTTCCAGCGCATTCCCCAGTACCAGCTGGCCAGCTACATCGGCGTGACGCCCGAGTCGCTGAGCCGGATCCGCAAGCGCCTCGCCACGCGCGACAAGCCGGCTACCCCGCGACGGAAGGCGTGA
- a CDS encoding PAS domain S-box protein: MDAQTSPGGLDLAAVIAALPDATAVLSADPPCFTVLAASDSFLSLAQRPREAVVGQPLAEVFPNAGPEAPREGRLQGLLASVEAAVRTGVTQRMDPRRHGLPRPDGTWEVRTWDVVNVPVPGPDGAVRHVLHQLTDVTARVHDEAVAARTALRASEEKYRALFNEMDEAYAVVEVMADASGRWTDFLFLEVNPAFMRHTGMPYPVGRTATQLLGTPNPRWAELYGRAAETGESIRLEEAEFTLGRLFDLNIFRLGGEGSRRVAVRFTDITERRRTEDTVRESERRFRLLFENMGEGFALAEMIWDADGRPADWRYLEVNDAWAQTGVPVSQTLGKTAREVNPEIEPDWLETYGRVVQTGRPVAYERYAKGFGKWFDTVAFKHSENRFGLIFRDVTERKQAEAERRASAERQAFVFKLGDALRPLSSATEITQAAARVLGEHLGVNRAFYAEVDGDDWRVEDAYEHEIEPQARGRHPLARFGQWIVDTLRAGERLVIRDLETDARFTPAQRAAHDAYQILGAAAVPLVKEGELVAILVVHTTTPHDWSEHELALIEETAERTWAAVGRARIEAALRASEARYRTLFQSMDEGFVIADVLYDAEGRAEDVLYLEGNPAASRLTGIPDFLGRRLRDVIPGVEPYWLELYDRVARTGVAVRRERCLEEPHGRWYDFHISRTAAGAPDGTGDGPRRVAVVFQEITARKRAEQAVRDNEERLSRALSIPTVGVLFFRLDGTLVDANAALEQMIGYTPEELRGLEDWSVLTPPEFMGVNARAERELAERGGSAPYEKQWIRKDGSRMWGLFAPTRLKGSGQESECVEFIIDITRAKEVEAALRESEGRFRMVADNIAQLSWTCDTLGNVTWYNQRWLDYTGLPFEDMKGRNWSKVVHADHLKRVLAGVKHSAATGEPWADTFPLRGKNGRYRWFLSRAVPIRDERGDIVRWFGTNTDVTDLREANHAKDEFLAMLGHELRNPLAPIVSTLELMRMEGGRKFSKEREMMVRQARHLAALLDDLMDVSRLARGKVELARRTVALDELVDRAVEAAGPLIEQRRHLLSVDVAPGLWVSADETRMVQVISNLLTNAAHYTPPGGHVRVTGQRDGRSVVLRVRDDGVGISEEILPRVFERFQQGLRTQDRPQGGLGLGLAIVHSLVQLHGGTVTAESEGLGKGSEFAVRLPKARAPRAPAPRARPKAGKKAAPAPEHRLLVVDDNRAIADALTLLLTKSGHTVDTAYDGLTALEVATRFQPTIAILDIGLPDMSGYELARRLRKQKGFSKGKLVALTGYGAKEDRLCAKRAGFAEHLAKPIELNDLLATLDRISTASALKGTRRR; encoded by the coding sequence ATGGATGCACAGACATCGCCGGGCGGACTCGATCTGGCGGCCGTGATCGCCGCGCTTCCCGATGCCACGGCCGTGCTCTCGGCCGACCCGCCGTGCTTCACGGTCCTGGCGGCGAGCGACTCGTTCCTGTCCCTCGCCCAACGCCCGCGCGAGGCCGTGGTCGGCCAGCCCCTGGCGGAGGTGTTCCCGAACGCGGGCCCAGAGGCGCCTCGCGAGGGCCGCCTGCAGGGCCTGCTGGCGTCGGTCGAGGCAGCCGTGCGGACGGGCGTGACGCAGCGGATGGACCCGCGGCGCCACGGCCTGCCGCGCCCCGACGGCACGTGGGAGGTCCGCACTTGGGATGTCGTGAACGTCCCCGTGCCCGGGCCCGACGGCGCCGTTCGCCACGTGCTGCACCAGCTCACGGACGTCACGGCGCGGGTCCACGACGAGGCCGTGGCGGCCCGGACGGCGCTGCGCGCGAGCGAGGAGAAGTACCGCGCGCTCTTCAACGAGATGGACGAGGCGTACGCGGTGGTCGAGGTCATGGCCGACGCGAGCGGGCGCTGGACGGACTTTCTCTTCCTCGAGGTGAATCCCGCGTTCATGCGGCACACCGGGATGCCGTACCCCGTCGGGCGCACGGCGACCCAGCTGTTGGGCACCCCGAACCCGCGGTGGGCCGAACTCTACGGGCGGGCCGCGGAGACGGGCGAGTCGATCCGGTTGGAGGAGGCCGAGTTCACGCTCGGTCGCCTCTTCGACCTCAACATCTTCCGCCTCGGCGGCGAGGGCAGCCGCCGGGTCGCGGTGCGCTTCACGGACATCACCGAGCGGCGGCGCACGGAGGACACGGTGCGCGAGAGCGAACGCCGCTTCCGGCTGCTCTTCGAGAACATGGGGGAGGGGTTCGCGCTCGCCGAGATGATCTGGGACGCGGACGGCCGTCCCGCCGACTGGCGCTACCTGGAGGTGAACGACGCCTGGGCCCAGACCGGCGTCCCGGTGAGTCAGACCCTCGGGAAGACGGCCCGCGAGGTCAACCCGGAGATCGAGCCCGACTGGCTCGAGACCTACGGGCGCGTGGTCCAGACCGGCCGCCCCGTCGCCTACGAGCGCTACGCGAAGGGCTTTGGCAAGTGGTTCGATACCGTCGCGTTCAAGCACTCCGAGAACCGCTTCGGCCTGATCTTCCGCGACGTGACCGAGCGCAAACAGGCCGAGGCGGAGCGGCGCGCGAGCGCGGAGCGGCAGGCCTTCGTGTTCAAGCTCGGCGACGCGCTGCGCCCGCTCTCGAGCGCGACCGAGATCACCCAGGCTGCGGCGCGGGTCCTGGGCGAACACCTCGGCGTCAACCGCGCGTTCTACGCCGAGGTCGATGGGGACGACTGGCGGGTCGAGGACGCGTACGAGCACGAGATCGAGCCCCAGGCGCGAGGTCGGCATCCGCTGGCGCGGTTCGGCCAGTGGATCGTCGACACGCTCCGGGCCGGCGAGCGCCTCGTCATCCGCGACCTGGAGACCGACGCTCGCTTCACCCCAGCGCAGCGGGCGGCCCACGATGCCTACCAGATCCTCGGCGCCGCGGCCGTGCCGCTCGTCAAGGAGGGGGAACTGGTCGCCATCCTGGTCGTCCATACCACCACCCCGCACGACTGGAGCGAACACGAGCTGGCGCTGATCGAGGAGACGGCCGAGCGGACCTGGGCGGCCGTCGGGCGCGCGCGGATCGAGGCGGCCCTGCGCGCCTCGGAGGCCCGGTACCGGACGCTGTTCCAGTCGATGGACGAGGGGTTCGTCATCGCCGACGTGCTCTACGACGCGGAGGGCCGAGCGGAGGACGTGCTCTACCTCGAGGGCAATCCCGCCGCGTCACGGCTGACGGGCATTCCCGACTTCCTCGGACGTCGGTTGCGCGATGTGATCCCCGGGGTGGAGCCGTACTGGCTGGAGCTCTACGACCGTGTCGCCCGCACGGGCGTGGCCGTGCGCAGGGAGCGCTGCCTGGAGGAGCCGCACGGGCGCTGGTACGACTTCCACATCTCCCGCACGGCCGCCGGGGCGCCCGACGGCACCGGAGACGGGCCCCGCCGTGTCGCCGTCGTCTTCCAGGAAATCACCGCGCGCAAGCGCGCCGAGCAAGCGGTGCGGGACAACGAGGAGCGCCTGAGCCGTGCGCTCTCCATCCCCACCGTCGGCGTCCTGTTCTTCCGGCTGGATGGCACCCTGGTCGACGCGAATGCCGCGCTCGAACAGATGATCGGCTACACGCCGGAGGAGCTGCGGGGCCTGGAGGACTGGTCGGTCCTCACGCCCCCCGAGTTCATGGGGGTGAACGCGCGTGCCGAGCGCGAGCTGGCCGAGCGGGGAGGAAGCGCTCCGTACGAGAAGCAATGGATTCGCAAGGATGGCTCGCGGATGTGGGGACTGTTCGCGCCCACGCGCCTGAAGGGCAGCGGCCAGGAGTCCGAGTGCGTCGAGTTCATCATCGACATCACGCGGGCCAAGGAGGTCGAGGCGGCCCTGCGCGAGAGCGAAGGGCGCTTCCGCATGGTCGCCGACAACATCGCGCAGCTGTCCTGGACGTGCGACACGCTCGGCAACGTCACCTGGTACAACCAGCGCTGGCTCGACTACACCGGTCTTCCGTTCGAGGACATGAAGGGCCGGAACTGGTCGAAGGTCGTGCACGCCGACCACCTCAAGCGCGTGCTCGCGGGCGTCAAGCATTCCGCCGCGACCGGCGAGCCCTGGGCGGACACGTTTCCGCTGCGCGGCAAGAACGGGCGCTACCGCTGGTTTCTCTCCCGCGCGGTCCCGATCCGCGACGAGCGGGGCGACATCGTGCGCTGGTTCGGCACCAACACCGACGTGACCGACCTGCGCGAGGCGAACCACGCCAAGGACGAGTTCCTCGCGATGCTGGGTCACGAGCTGCGCAACCCCCTGGCGCCCATCGTCTCCACGCTCGAGCTGATGCGCATGGAGGGGGGACGGAAGTTCTCCAAGGAGCGCGAGATGATGGTCCGACAAGCGCGCCACCTCGCGGCCCTGCTCGACGACCTGATGGACGTTTCCCGACTGGCGCGGGGAAAGGTCGAGCTCGCGCGGAGGACCGTCGCGCTCGACGAGCTGGTCGACCGGGCGGTCGAGGCGGCGGGACCGCTCATCGAGCAGCGGCGACACCTGTTGAGTGTCGACGTCGCTCCGGGGCTCTGGGTGTCCGCCGACGAGACGCGAATGGTGCAGGTCATCTCCAACCTGCTGACCAACGCCGCGCATTACACCCCGCCGGGCGGCCACGTGCGGGTCACCGGCCAGCGCGACGGCCGGTCCGTGGTGCTGCGCGTCCGGGATGACGGCGTGGGCATTTCGGAGGAGATCCTCCCCCGCGTGTTCGAGCGTTTTCAGCAGGGCCTGCGGACCCAGGATCGGCCCCAGGGAGGGCTCGGCCTGGGGCTCGCCATCGTGCACAGCCTGGTGCAGCTGCACGGAGGAACCGTGACGGCGGAGAGCGAGGGGCTTGGCAAGGGGAGCGAGTTCGCGGTGCGGCTGCCCAAGGCCCGCGCACCGCGGGCCCCGGCCCCACGGGCCAGGCCCAAGGCGGGAAAGAAGGCCGCGCCCGCGCCGGAGCATCGGCTCCTCGTCGTCGACGACAACCGCGCCATCGCCGACGCCCTGACGCTGCTGCTGACCAAGTCAGGCCACACCGTCGACACGGCGTACGACGGGTTGACGGCGCTCGAGGTGGCCACGCGCTTCCAGCCCACGATCGCCATCCTGGACATCGGGCTTCCCGACATGAGCGGGTACGAGCTGGCCAGGCGACTGCGCAAGCAGAAGGGCTTCTCCAAGGGCAAGCTGGTCGCGTTGACAGGCTACGGCGCCAAGGAGGACCGCTTGTGTGCGAAGCGGGCGGGCTTCGCCGAACACCTCGCCAAGCCGATCGAGTTGAATGACCTGCTCGCCACCCTCGACCGCATCAGCACCGCCTCGGCCCTCAAGGGCACGAGGCGGCGGTAA
- a CDS encoding TetR/AcrR family transcriptional regulator codes for MDPSKIEQARLAVARHAAALFWRDGVEKTSGDAIAAASGLSKRTVWRYFRSKEACVEPLFLITGLRFVEFLRAWPRDVSLEGYLRDTLGGLLKTEQELHDGVAVARLISLLKTEPALRSAYLMASAHAEDQLIEVIAARAGRDRADFDVKLCAAAAMAAMRVVDEDLCTATFTHGRHFEHHEVCDRMAAAIRAVATLPICDPVAKRSPR; via the coding sequence ATGGATCCCTCGAAGATCGAGCAGGCACGGCTTGCCGTGGCGCGTCATGCCGCCGCGCTGTTCTGGAGAGATGGCGTCGAGAAGACGAGTGGCGATGCGATCGCCGCCGCGTCCGGTCTCTCCAAGCGAACGGTCTGGAGGTACTTCCGGTCGAAGGAAGCCTGCGTCGAGCCGCTCTTCCTGATCACAGGGCTGCGCTTCGTGGAGTTCCTGCGGGCCTGGCCGCGGGACGTCTCGCTCGAGGGCTACCTGCGCGACACGCTGGGCGGCCTGCTCAAGACCGAGCAGGAGCTTCACGACGGTGTCGCCGTGGCGCGTCTGATCTCCCTGTTGAAGACCGAACCGGCGCTCCGCTCGGCCTACCTGATGGCGAGCGCGCACGCCGAGGACCAGCTCATCGAGGTCATCGCGGCGCGTGCCGGACGCGATCGCGCGGACTTCGACGTCAAGCTGTGCGCGGCCGCGGCGATGGCCGCCATGCGCGTCGTCGACGAAGACCTCTGCACCGCCACCTTCACCCACGGCCGCCATTTCGAACATCACGAGGTCTGCGACCGGATGGCGGCGGCCATTCGCGCCGTGGCCACCCTGCCCATCTGCGATCCCGTCGCCAAGAGGAGCCCCCGATGA